The following are encoded in a window of Chlorocebus sabaeus isolate Y175 chromosome 10, mChlSab1.0.hap1, whole genome shotgun sequence genomic DNA:
- the LOC103216985 gene encoding succinate dehydrogenase cytochrome b560 subunit, mitochondrial-like isoform X1, whose product MAALLLRHVGRHCLRAHFSPQLCIRNAVPLGTTAKEEMEWFWNKNISSNRPLSPHITIYSWSLPMVMSICHRGTGIALSAGVSLFGMSALLLPGNFESYLELVKSLYLGPALIHTAKFALIFPLMYHTWNGIRHLMWDLGKGLKIPQLYQSGVVVLVLTVLSSMGLAAM is encoded by the coding sequence ATGGCTGCGCTCTTGCTGAGACATGTTGGTCGTCATTGCCTCCGAGCCCACTTTAGCCCTCAGCTCTGTATCAGAAATGCTGTTCCTTTGGGAACCACAGCCAAAGAAGAGATGGAGTGGTTCTGGAATAAGAATATAAGTTCAAACCGTCCTTTATCTCCCCACATCACTATCTACAGTTGGTCTCTTCCCATGGTGATGTCCATCTGCCACCGTGGCACTGGTATTGCTTTGAGTGCAGGGGTCTCTCTTTTTGGCATGTCGGCCCTGTTACTCCCTGGGAACTTTGAGTCTTATTTGGAACTCGTGAAGTCCCTGTATCTGGGGCCAGCACTGATCCACACAGCTAAGTTTGCACTCATCTTCCCTCTCATGTATCATACCTGGAATGGGATCCGACACTTGATGTGGGACCTAGGAAAAGGTCTGAAGATTCCCCAGCTATACCAGTCTGGAGTGGTTGTCCTGGTTCTTACTGTGTTGTCCTCTATGGGGCTGGCAGCGATGTGA
- the LOC103216985 gene encoding succinate dehydrogenase cytochrome b560 subunit, mitochondrial-like isoform X2, with product MAALLLRHVGRHCLRAHFSPQLCIRNAVPLGTTAKEEMEWFWNKNISSNRPLSPHITIYSWSLPMVMSICHRGTGIALSADVGPRKRSEDSPAIPVWSGCPGSYCVVLYGAGSDVKNGGSQHHLSTPYYIHPSFCFSFLSPAWEKFSLFV from the exons ATGGCTGCGCTCTTGCTGAGACATGTTGGTCGTCATTGCCTCCGAGCCCACTTTAGCCCTCAGCTCTGTATCAGAAATGCTGTTCCTTTGGGAACCACAGCCAAAGAAGAGATGGAGTGGTTCTGGAATAAGAATATAAGTTCAAACCGTCCTTTATCTCCCCACATCACTATCTACAGTTGGTCTCTTCCCATGGTGATGTCCATCTGCCACCGTGGCACTGGTATTGCTTTGAGTGC TGATGTGGGACCTAGGAAAAGGTCTGAAGATTCCCCAGCTATACCAGTCTGGAGTGGTTGTCCTGGTTCTTACTGTGTTGTCCTCTATGGGGCTGGCAGCGATGTGAAGAACGGAGGTTCCCAGCATCATCTTTCTACACCTTATTACATTCATccatctttctgtttttcattcttatctccagcctgggaaaagtTCTCCTTATTTGTTTAG